In Candidatus Obscuribacterales bacterium, the following are encoded in one genomic region:
- a CDS encoding 2Fe-2S iron-sulfur cluster-binding protein has translation MKRLPPISGEWIDRHQPRSFTFEGEAITGYQGDTVSSALWAAGRRVLGRSFKYHRPRGILSLANHDVNVLMQDGPKLNLRADVVPVESGMDLTAIHTFGGVQGDRASVLDRLSRFLPVGFYYKAFLDKNLFPFWERVIRSITGLGAVDITTPRLRTPKRYDFCDVLVIGSGVSGLTAAIAAAEAGADVVVVDENARAGGSGHYQRGDDGERSRQTDALVAQVQQHPRIRLYTDTVAAGYYADHWVPLVHRDYIAKMRAQAVIVAAGAYEQPAVFRNNDLPGVMLASAAQRLIYRYAVQPMERAVVLTSNSDGYRAALDLAAQGVTVVAVVEMRSQPLVTDPMRAVRDRGIQILSQSCLYEACSIPGGDGVASVVVCPLDTNGQPQTGFTQTLACDGVVMSVGWAPTANLLYQAGVTMRFDETVQQFVPDRLPAGILACGRVNGVYDWEDKQRDGQRAGLAAAHRLGLVDTAPSLERAIAPECPSHPYPMIAHPKGKNFVDFDEDLHYDDFIHAVQEGFDNIELLKRYTTVGMGPSQGKHSNMNALRILAHLRQLPPDAIGTTTARPMFHPVPMAHLAGRGFMPERRSPLHRRHAEQSAVWMPAGQWQRPAYYHRPGLTREACIQQEVMAVRTRVGLIDVGTLGKIELRGPDTMAFLERVYTGKFAKMKVGSSRYALMVDESGVVIDDGVVARLAADHVYFTTTTSGSARIYRELSRLITLWQMDCGLVNLTGARAAVNLAGPRSLSLLQTLTDLDLSPEAFPYLAVRQGAIAGIPTLLMRVGFVGEWGYELHVPADQGQALWDALMTAGKPLGIRPFGVEAQRLLRLEKGHVIVGQDTDGLTTPYDANLGWAVKMDKPFFVGQRSLQILKQRSPKQLLAGFTLLKRFQGNPPQECHLVIYNGDIAGRVTSIGYSPSLKRYVGLAYLQPELTAIGTEITIRLTDGSMVTATVAPTPFYDPDNHRQATVSREEAFV, from the coding sequence ATGAAGCGCTTGCCACCTATCTCCGGTGAATGGATCGATCGCCATCAGCCGCGCTCCTTTACCTTTGAGGGGGAGGCCATCACCGGCTATCAGGGTGACACCGTCAGCAGTGCCCTATGGGCGGCGGGGCGGCGGGTGTTGGGGCGCAGTTTTAAGTACCATCGCCCCCGAGGTATCCTCAGTCTCGCCAATCACGATGTTAATGTGCTGATGCAGGATGGCCCCAAGTTAAATCTACGGGCGGATGTGGTGCCGGTGGAGTCGGGCATGGATCTGACGGCGATTCATACCTTTGGTGGGGTTCAGGGCGATCGCGCCAGTGTCCTGGATCGCTTGTCTCGCTTTTTGCCCGTCGGCTTCTACTACAAAGCCTTTCTAGATAAGAATCTGTTTCCGTTCTGGGAGCGCGTCATCCGCTCTATCACCGGCTTAGGGGCGGTGGATATCACCACGCCCCGCCTGCGCACGCCTAAGCGCTACGACTTTTGTGATGTGCTGGTGATTGGATCGGGAGTTTCTGGTCTCACGGCAGCGATCGCAGCGGCGGAGGCAGGGGCAGACGTGGTGGTGGTGGATGAGAATGCCCGTGCTGGCGGATCGGGGCACTATCAACGGGGCGATGATGGAGAGCGATCGCGCCAAACCGATGCCCTTGTGGCTCAGGTGCAGCAGCATCCCCGCATTCGTCTCTACACAGACACCGTGGCAGCGGGCTACTATGCCGACCATTGGGTACCCTTGGTGCATCGAGACTATATTGCCAAGATGCGCGCTCAGGCAGTGATTGTGGCGGCGGGTGCCTATGAGCAACCGGCAGTGTTTCGCAACAATGATCTGCCGGGGGTGATGCTGGCATCAGCGGCCCAGCGATTGATCTATCGCTATGCCGTTCAGCCGATGGAGCGGGCAGTGGTCTTGACGTCCAACAGTGACGGCTACCGGGCGGCGCTGGATTTGGCCGCCCAGGGTGTAACGGTAGTGGCGGTGGTGGAGATGCGATCGCAGCCCCTGGTCACCGATCCGATGCGGGCCGTGCGAGACCGGGGTATCCAAATTCTCTCCCAATCCTGTCTCTATGAAGCCTGCTCCATTCCAGGCGGGGATGGGGTAGCCTCGGTGGTCGTCTGTCCCCTTGATACAAACGGCCAGCCCCAGACCGGCTTTACCCAGACCCTAGCCTGTGATGGGGTGGTGATGAGTGTGGGCTGGGCTCCAACGGCGAATTTGCTGTATCAAGCTGGGGTGACGATGCGCTTTGATGAGACGGTGCAGCAGTTTGTCCCCGATCGCTTGCCAGCGGGTATCTTGGCCTGCGGACGGGTGAATGGGGTCTATGACTGGGAAGATAAGCAACGGGATGGACAGCGAGCTGGCCTGGCAGCGGCTCACAGGTTGGGACTTGTGGATACGGCACCTAGTTTAGAGAGAGCGATCGCCCCGGAATGTCCCTCCCATCCCTATCCGATGATTGCCCATCCTAAGGGTAAGAATTTTGTGGATTTTGACGAAGATCTGCACTATGACGATTTTATCCATGCTGTACAGGAGGGGTTTGACAACATTGAATTACTGAAACGCTATACCACAGTGGGTATGGGCCCTAGCCAGGGTAAACATTCAAATATGAATGCCCTACGGATCTTAGCTCATCTGCGCCAACTGCCCCCTGACGCCATCGGCACCACCACCGCTCGTCCCATGTTTCATCCGGTACCCATGGCCCATCTGGCAGGACGGGGCTTCATGCCCGAGCGGCGATCGCCCCTCCATCGTCGTCATGCTGAGCAGAGTGCAGTCTGGATGCCCGCCGGTCAGTGGCAGCGGCCCGCTTACTACCATCGTCCGGGGCTAACACGGGAGGCCTGCATTCAGCAGGAGGTGATGGCGGTGCGTACCCGGGTGGGCTTAATTGATGTGGGCACTCTCGGTAAGATAGAGCTACGCGGCCCGGATACCATGGCATTCTTGGAACGTGTCTACACAGGTAAGTTTGCCAAGATGAAGGTGGGCAGCAGCCGCTATGCCTTGATGGTGGATGAATCTGGGGTGGTGATCGATGACGGAGTCGTGGCGCGGTTGGCCGCCGATCATGTTTACTTCACCACCACTACCTCTGGCTCTGCCCGTATTTATCGAGAGCTAAGCCGCTTAATTACCCTGTGGCAGATGGACTGCGGTCTTGTCAACCTGACCGGTGCCCGAGCGGCGGTGAATCTGGCAGGGCCGCGATCACTCTCTCTCCTGCAAACCCTCACGGATCTAGACCTATCACCCGAAGCCTTCCCCTATCTAGCGGTGCGTCAAGGGGCGATCGCGGGCATTCCGACCCTGCTGATGCGGGTTGGTTTTGTGGGTGAATGGGGCTATGAGCTGCATGTGCCCGCTGACCAAGGCCAGGCGCTGTGGGATGCCCTGATGACCGCTGGGAAACCTCTGGGGATTCGTCCTTTTGGAGTAGAGGCACAGCGGCTTCTGCGATTAGAAAAGGGACATGTGATTGTGGGACAAGATACGGATGGGTTGACCACACCCTACGACGCTAATCTGGGCTGGGCCGTGAAAATGGATAAACCATTTTTTGTCGGACAGCGTAGTTTACAGATTCTTAAGCAGCGATCGCCCAAGCAGCTATTAGCTGGCTTTACCCTGCTGAAGAGATTCCAGGGCAATCCACCTCAGGAATGTCATCTCGTAATCTACAACGGCGATATTGCTGGGCGAGTAACTAGCATTGGCTATAGTCCAAGCTTAAAACGCTATGTGGGACTAGCTTATCTACAGCCTGAGCTAACGGCGATCGGTACTGAGATCACGATTCGGCTTACCGACGGCAGCATGGTCACCGCCACCGTTGCCCCCACCCCTTTCTATGATCCAGATAATCACCGTCAGGCGACCGTGAGTCGCGAGGAGGCGTTTGTATGA
- a CDS encoding sarcosine oxidase subunit delta translates to MKLMTCPINGQRPISEFFYGGELRPMPDPATADDATWADYIFNQNNVPGLKQEWWCHTPSNTWFIAERHTLTDEIYCTYLYGNQVLEEVSP, encoded by the coding sequence ATGAAACTGATGACCTGTCCTATCAATGGACAACGACCGATTTCAGAATTTTTCTACGGTGGTGAGCTGCGGCCCATGCCTGATCCGGCAACGGCGGATGATGCCACTTGGGCAGACTATATTTTTAACCAAAATAATGTACCCGGGCTCAAGCAGGAATGGTGGTGCCATACGCCTAGCAATACCTGGTTTATTGCTGAGCGGCATACCTTAACGGATGAGATTTACTGTACTTATTTGTATGGTAACCAGGTGCTTGAGGAGGTATCGCCATGA